From the Candoia aspera isolate rCanAsp1 chromosome 3, rCanAsp1.hap2, whole genome shotgun sequence genome, the window AGGCGCTGTGTGGGTCAGGGAGAGCATGCAGGGGTGCAGTGTGGGTCGAGGAAGGTGCATGGCGTGGCATCGGTTGGGAAGGGTGCACATGCACAAGAGGTACCATGCGGGTCGGGCATGTGGGGATTCAGTGCGGGTCGGGAAGGGTGCACAAGTGGCCGGtatgggccaattttccactagccaaacaCATTGTATGTAaatataattcatttaaattttagatattatcattTCTTTGTAATTGTAGATGTTATTATACTTATATCATTTTAGTCTCTATTTTATAATAGACTGCATCCTGGGCCTCGCTCATagatgttagttaggttgttttataaatgtatttcaactttgtcttaaattttctttcttttactatctattaagatagatttctATATATTCACTAAgtactctgcttgtactggtctacaaccgtaataaataaaattgaattggCTGGCATGGCGTGAGcccagaggggctggggagggtgcatgagtgggGGACTtggaccttccctgctggcttgcgaccttcccagcaacttgcgacctttcctgccagcttccccattgactttctggggaagccagcagggaaggttacaaatggcaatcacgtgatcatagggtacttggcaaccagtcctAAGTGCAAaggggttgccaagtgcccagatcacaatcatgtgactgcgggagcGCTGCAGTGgccgtaactttgaggactggtcgtaagtccctttgttcatcactgttgtaacttggaagggtcactgaacgaatggttgtaagtcgaggactacccataGTCAATTCATGTAATCTTTCACTGTGCTGCTTATGCTCCATGTTCCCAATATAATTTTGTctctgcagcttcagattttcttttcctgcatggcaacatcagcagctAGATATCCCAAAGGGTTTAACACTAtaagtactctgaaagatcctcagcaacATGTTGAGtaccatctgacctgaggggccctgGCACGATatcatcatctggcactatatcatcaatcattttttatccatgtggttttcttggtaaaaatacaggagtggcttaccattgccttctcctgcaggATGCCTTTGTCACTGTCATTAAACTAATTATCTGccttcagcatcttcctatatcactgctgccccaTATAGGTGAAATTAATCTTTTAAATTGTTAATACTTAACAGAAAAGGCAAGATCCTACAAAAAATTCCTAGCATAATGTTATTTAGCATTATATCACATTAATACTATAATGTATAGTTTATATTCTACAGTATTGATTATAGTATATACAGCAGTACTGTGATGGTGTTGAATAACAAGTTTCTAAATGTGAGGCAATCTTTTGATTTgtgaaagaacaacaacaaaatccacgGGGGTGGGGCAGAGGCTTTTGTCACTTTAATAACTTAAAAAGACATAGAGCAAAATGTCCTTATTtaatgcagggcaagccataaATGGAATCCAAAATATGCTAGGCCAATTTAACATCTAATATCCTTGCTCCCCCCTCCTCCCGTTATCTTTCCctgtagatcagggtttttcaaacttggcaactttaagatgtgtggacttcaactcctagaatttcccagccagcatgttggctggggaattctggggattgaagtccatacattttaaagttaccaagtttgaaaaacactgctgtagatgatAAGGGACATGTTTTCTTTGATATCAGCTCCCTAGCATACTACGGAATTTctgattcccttttttttttagcagttgACTACATAATGCACTTTTCGCCTACATTTGGGACACTGAAAGTCTGTAGCCCATCCACCCAGGAACTCTGCAGAGTGAGATACCTGCTTTTTCAAGCCGCTTTCCCACTCTTGCGTTTTTCAGacgtgttggactacaactcccagaaagcATTTGGCCAAGCTAGTACGGAACtgcgggagctgaagtccaatcaCCTGAAGAGCATGAGCAGTGAGGCTGGGAGGAGCGATCAAGCAGCTCGTGCTGACCGCACGCGATGCGCAGGCATTGATTGGCCGTAGAATTTCTTGCGCGGTGGATCATTGGCAGAGGTGTATATCCGCGCAGGCGCAGTGAGGAGAGGCCCAGGAGGGGCTTTGCACTCGTGTGGTAACTCAGGTTGAGAAGCGGGAAAGGCTCGTGCGCGGTCCGCTATGGCCGGCCCGGGCTTGGTGGCGGGCGAAGTCGCCGTAGACGCGCTGCCCTACTTCGACCAAGGCTATGAAGCGCCGGGCGTCCGGGAAGCGGTAAGACTGGCGCGTCGGGCAGGGCGGGAGACGGACTGGGCTCCGCTGCGCCGGTCGGAGGAGCTAAGCGAGTCGCTGTCCGCTTCTCTCTCAGGCCGCGGCGCTGGTGGAGGAGGAGACGCGGCGCTACCGGCCCACCAAGAACTATCTGAGCTACCTGCCTACGCCGGACTACAGCGCTTTCGAGGTGAGCACGGCCCGTGTTTCGCGCGGGATGAACGGACGGGCCAGATCGAAGCCGGAGCACCCTCGGCGCACTTTCGGCGACTGGGCTGCGCCCGCCATTCGAAAAGTGTAACGACGGCTCCCCTAGTTCGATCCAACGGAGTTATGcgactgggaattatgggagttggggTCCAGCGTATTACGGGAACATCAAGTTGAGGAAATGCCTCTTCTTGAAACCATTTAGACATTTCGTTATTTTCTCCTGTTTAtatagagaaaaggagaaaaccacactcccacaacactggcagggcaagctactgtatataaacagggagcaaagcccacaatcactagcactgatgaagttacctagttgggtaatgaaatgtacaagcaaacaaccaagctcagagagcaccaaggactccacagtttgtcTATTGCATGATGTATTGATTATAATCTTTCACCTACTGCTTTTTTGGACATAATTAATTtgtcattaatttaatttatagacTGAAATCATGAGAAATGAGTTTGAACGCCTAGCAGCTCGACAACCCATAGAATTGTTGAGCATGAAAAGGTAAGACTTGCTATCTGTAGGTGCGATGTCTGCATCTATGTTAAGGCAGAACTTAGAACTAAAGCTTGGGGAtatgttttgaaatattaaaagGTAACATTTCAGTTTTTGCCTCATGATGACAAGAGTTGGGTAGTAGTCAATAATTCTTTGCATCTTCAAAAATTAGGAGATCTGCTTTTGGAGTTGTAAATCATTTTTTCAGAAAAGATGGATGTGTGTTTTGTCAAtatctttggaaaaaaacaaGACAATGGGTCATTATTTTTGCTGTTAGAAGCCCTGAAATCATCAAGTATTTAAATTATGTTTAACTCTTACAAAACTGATACATTCATTActttaaatctgaaaaataaataatggtttatgTATTGCACTCTTTAATGAGATACAATGGTTTTTCCTCTCATTTTTATTACAGATATGAGCTGCCTGCACCTTCCTCTGGGCAGAAGAATGACATTACAGCATGGCAGGAATGTGTTAACAACTCAATGGCTCAGCTGgagcaccaagcagttcgaattGAAAATTTGGAGTTGATGTCTCAGTATGGCTGCAATGCCTGGAAAGTATATAATGAGTAAGTTGTTTGTTGTAGCCTCAGTCATTCCTTGAAAGGGATTATCTGGAAGATTTGATACTTCATTTCCATTTCTTGggctttgtgtttttgttttgtaataaAAGAATGCTACTAATTGActtctccagcaaaggatcgttaccttgttgtggtgctggagcttgagcacctcagtgacaccaggagctaaaccatgaagggccagataggaaggtcatgacagagaggtcagactaaatacgatccctggggaaggtaactgcaacccaccacagtattcttgctgtgaaaactaaatggatcagtacaaccaaagataCGTTGGTatgccattggaagatgagactcccacgtcagaagatggtcaaaatgctactgggaaggaacagaggataagttcaactagccccagatgtgatgatgcagctatctcaaagctgaaaggacagctagtggccaaCGGTACTGGTGTcgaacagcgaatctgatgttttcaggatcaacacaccattggaacctagaatgaaacatctatgagccagggcaaattggatgtggttcttggtgagatgtcaagattaaagatagactttttgggcatcagtgaactgaaatggactggaatgggccacttcatatcaaatgaccaccagatctactactgtggacaagaggaccacagaagaaatggagtagccttcataataataaagtggctaaagcagtgcttggatacaatccaaaaaatgatagaatgatctcaatttgaattcagggtaagccatttaacattacagtgatccaaatatacggccccaaccacagatgctggagacgctgaagtagagcagttctacgaggatctgcagcacctactggacaatatgccaaaaagagatgttattttcattacaggagattggaatgctaaggtgggtagtcaaatgacacctggaattataggtaagcatggcctgggagaacaaaatgaaacgggacataggctgatagaattttgccaagacaactcactatgcataacaaacactctcagAGCCCCATGAcgtaggtgaaagaagaaagtgcaaaagctggcttgcagctaaagctcaaaccaaccaagattatggcaaccagcttgatttataactggcaaatacagggagaaaacatagagacagtgacagactttgtatttctaggtgcgaagattactgcagatgctgactgcagtcaggaaatcagaagatgcttaatccttgggagaagagcaatgacaaatctcgataaaatagttaagagcagagacatcacactgaaaacaaaggtccgcatagttaaagcaaatgGTGTTTCCTGtattaacatatggctgcgagagctggaccataaggaaggctgagcaaaggaagatagatgctttggaactgtggtattggaggaaaattctgagagtgccttggactgcaagaagatcaaaccagtccatcctccaggaaataaagccagactgctcacttgagggaatgatactaaaggcaaaacaaatactttggccgcataatgagaagacaggacagcctggagaagatgttgatgctagggagagtggaaggcaaaaggaagaggggccgaccaagggcaagatggatgatattctagaggtgatggacttgaccttgggggaggtGGGAGTGGCGACAACCAACAGAAAGCACTggcggctggtccatgaagtcatggagTCAGaaacgactgaatgaataaacaacaaaaaccagttgactaaattaataaataaagactGATGTTACTGCCACCAcctagctacaggtagtccttgtttagcctcatttagtgaccgtgcacagttacagaggtgatgaaaaagtaacttcatgaccaatcctcacatttacaacctttggaggtccataaagcaaaggaaagctgaagtaaggcaTAACATCTGAGTTggtggtcccagttgtggtccctaaacgaggactacctgtactgctatgAATCTTGGCTTTCTGTTGGAATGGAAAGCACATATTTTCTGTTAAGGCTGAAACCTACTACTCGTTATTTTGTACCACACAGCAGGCACTCTtttttgaaaggtgaaaggtcccctctgcaagcaccgagtcatgtctgactctttggggggacaccgctttcgcgacatttatTTTAGTGTAAGCCAAAGTCCCTGCCACAGCTAATGTTTTACATTgttaagatatactgtatattttaatttaagatAGTTGGTGTATAGTATGCTAGCTTTCAAAGCATCAATCTCCAGTGTCATTTGTATTCCAAACTGTTCTTTTGGTCTTTGTAAggcttcttagaaaataaaaatgatggatagCTATAGCCTATTGTTTAGTTTGGAAGAAAAATGCCAAAAGCAAGCAGGGATAATAGGGAATGGCCTACAAGGGAAGTGGCAAGAGGGGGTCAAGTACTGTTCTGGTAATCAGTATGATGCATTCCATATGGCACCAATTTTGAATACAGGCAAGCtccccagcagccattttgcaagGCATCCATATATTCTAAAAATCTAAGATTAATTCATCTTCTGTAAATAGGGGAAGATTGCTCTAATAGTAAAATAGGGTTGGTGGAAAATGTGATATATGAGGTTCAGAAATGGGcacttttctcttttccctcccaAAATTTACTGCTTCCTTTCATGGGCTTTGTTCACTGTCACCTTTTAACCCATTCTATAGATTCCTGTTAAGATTCTCACCAGGTAGTCGTCCTGGTGGCTTTAAATTTAGCAAGAAATGTAGGGGAATTAAAAAGCACAGTTTGTGAGAGACCTTTATGTGTTTTATCAAGACAAGTTGATTGTAAGGCCAGATCCCTGCTTCACACCCAAAATGAATTCCAAATTTCACTGGGCAAAGCAGATTATACTTCCAGTTTTCTCTCCAAATCCTTTCAACTCCAGAGAACAAATTTCATACAAACTAGAGGTTCTCAAAATGCTTAGAATCTACAGTGAGCAAATGGAACAATAGCCTGTTTATCTCATGTAAGATATATAGGTGACTGGGGGAGACAAGTAACATCCTTCCTCAGCAGATGGGACAGGAAATATATCTCACTGGCCTACTTGGCCTGCAACAAGCAGCTTCCCTTGGATATCGCAGTCCACTCCGGTCAGAGAAGCAGTTGCTACATTATCCCTGTCAGCAGGGATCTTCTTGATAAACATTTGTAGCACTGCAACATGGCAGAACCTGTTAAGTTTGTACTTGCAGAAGGGCCTATGGCTGTTCCATACAGCAGGGGGTGCTATAACCCTAACTCTTCCCGTAATACTGCTATAGTAGATCTGTTTCCTGTTGGCTCCATCTTCAGATGACCAAGAATGGTGCTTGGAATTACTGTGAGGTAAtactttgttttactttctttttatattttgaataataTTATGAACTTGTGTTTTTGTCCACTGTTTAGGCATTTAGTCCACATGATTGAACAGGCGCAAAAAGAGCTACAAAGTTTAAGGTAAGAGCTGCTTTTTGCTTTGAGTCAGAAGAAATTCTACTGTGGAGTTTGTTTGCATCATTTTTATCCTGCCCCCTTCAACAGACTTCACAGTTCATATCAAgctacaaatatataaaaaacaataaattaaaaatatccaATAATTAAACATGATGTTAAAAATTAAGTCCCAAAGGCTGAACAGAACTGCCAGATTGTTACTACTTTCTGGAATATTAAAAATGTGACTATTCAGATCTCAGGTGTAGCAGGTTTCAGAGAGACAGGTCTGCTGACAAGAATGCCTGTCCCAGGCTTCCATCATGTTGACATCTCAAGGAGATGGTATCCAATGTATCTATTCCTACACTGCTGAAGCAGGATGGGCAGATTTTATTTGGAGGGACTGGTCCTGTAGGTAGCCTAGATTCAGGCCATATAGTGTTTTGCAGA encodes:
- the BCAS2 gene encoding pre-mRNA-splicing factor SPF27, which produces MAGPGLVAGEVAVDALPYFDQGYEAPGVREAAAALVEEETRRYRPTKNYLSYLPTPDYSAFETEIMRNEFERLAARQPIELLSMKRYELPAPSSGQKNDITAWQECVNNSMAQLEHQAVRIENLELMSQYGCNAWKVYNEHLVHMIEQAQKELQSLRKHIQDLNWQRKNMQLTAGAKLREMESRWVSLVSKNYEIERTIVQLENEISQIKQQHGEANKENIQQDF